The sequence CGGCAAGATATAAGCCAAGCCCAAGAGAGGGGAGTGGAATACCGACTGCGAAGACCAGTGGATGGAGAGAACGGTAAATACCATCTTGATCTGGATCATGATGAACATTGCAGAGAACAGCGGCGTTTTGGGCGACTTCCGGGATGGGCATGGTGAGGAAGTTGTACGAAGGTGTATTGTCTGTTTTTTTGACAAGCGTGGCTGTGGTTGCAAGGGAAGGAAGTGGAATGTCATCTGGCCATGTGGAGAGTTTTCCGTGGATGTTGCCAGGAAATATTGAGCCGGCTGCAAAATTTTTACTCTTCGCAATAGCTGTGCCGAGTGCAGTATCGTCAGAGACCCCAAAGCTTGACGATTCGGTAAAAAGGACATCAAAACCAATTCCCCTGGCCTGATGCCGATTAATGGTATCCAGGATGGCACCATAGAGTTCACGGGGCCAGGGCCAAGAGATGCCCATGTTTTTCTGGGCCCATTCCAGGCTTTGCTGGTCGACCAGTACAATAGTGATATCCTCACTACGAGGAGAAGGCGAAGCCAGCATCATACTCTGAGTATCCCAGACTTTGTTTTCCCAGGCAGTAAGCATTCCCGATTGCCAGATGGCTATAGCAAGAAGAATGCTTACACCTGCTGCCCCAAACGCCTGAAATAATCTGTTCCTTCTTTTATTTTTCATACCCCCTTCATTGCGGCCTGAAAACGTGAAATGCGTGATGGGTCGGTTTTTAGTTTGTCCTCTTTTCCAATAATATTACTGATGTCTTCTATTCTACTCTCCGGGCTAGGATGGGTTTTTGCAAAATCCATTCCTCCGGGTTTAAGATTCTTTTTCATAACTTTCAGCATTTCAATAAGTCCCTGACCGTTATAGCCTACTCGTTGCAGTATCATAACAGCTGTCTCATCTGCCTCAGTTTCAAACGAACGGGAGTAACCACTGCTTATCATAGTTGAGGTGATGTCTCCTATTGAATCTTCAAAGGTGTTGGTTAAACTGGCAATGTCTGAGTTCGCAAAATTTTTGGTTCCCTCAAGGGCCAGAATTGAAGTTGCTTTGGTGATTCTGTCCTTTTCGATGGACTGCAGACCATGCTTGTGCTGGACATGAGCTATTTCATGGGCCAGAACAGCTGCGAGTGAATTTTCATCAGAACAGCATTTCAACATTCCGCGAGTAACAAAAATGAGACCTGAAGGAGTGGCAAAAGCATTGATTTCAGGAGAGTCAAGAACCATAAAGTGATATCCGTCGTAGAGTTCTGGCAGGTCTGAGAAGCGGGATAATGTCTGTCCCAGAAGGTTGATATAGGAAATGGTCGGAGCATGTTCATAGGGCTGAAATTTTTCAAGAACGATGGCTCCAATAGTTCGACCGATATAGTACTCCTGTTCTGGGGTGATATCTTCCAAGGCCTTGGAAACTGCATTATAACTTTTCGTTGCTGAATCGACATACTTCGTTGCCGAATTTAAGGCGGAGGATATGTCTCCAAAACCAAAGCCCTGGAGAAGCATGGACGAAGCGGTTAAACCCGCACCTGTGAGGCCTATACGGAGGAAACTTCTTCTATTCATGTTCTTCACACTTCACCTCCTGTAGGATGGAGATTACCGGCCTTGAGGAAGGCTTCAATTTCTTCCTGGGAAACAGAGCTTTTCTCCATTTTATCCACCATATTAAAATTGGCGTTTGCAT comes from Desulfocapsa sulfexigens DSM 10523 and encodes:
- a CDS encoding M48 family metallopeptidase, with product MNRRSFLRIGLTGAGLTASSMLLQGFGFGDISSALNSATKYVDSATKSYNAVSKALEDITPEQEYYIGRTIGAIVLEKFQPYEHAPTISYINLLGQTLSRFSDLPELYDGYHFMVLDSPEINAFATPSGLIFVTRGMLKCCSDENSLAAVLAHEIAHVQHKHGLQSIEKDRITKATSILALEGTKNFANSDIASLTNTFEDSIGDITSTMISSGYSRSFETEADETAVMILQRVGYNGQGLIEMLKVMKKNLKPGGMDFAKTHPSPESRIEDISNIIGKEDKLKTDPSRISRFQAAMKGV